Genomic segment of Malus domestica chromosome 15, GDT2T_hap1:
AAATGACCACCAATTACCACTACAAACACTCACCTTACACCACCATTGTCATTACCACAACCATTATTgctaccaccaccacctcctcctcctccacaaCAGCCATCACAACCGCTATGACCACCATTGCCACCACTATCGTTGCCACCGCCACCGCCTCCATTACCACCATAACCATAGCAACCACCACAACCACAATCACCAATATTGTCACTGTTGTGTGGCTCTACTAGCATACCTCCACTTTTGTTGTTGCCAtcaccactaccaccaccaccacaaccaccaaCATCACCACCACTGCCCTTGCCACCATCCCCACTACCATGTCCAATTTTGTCAGTATATAAATTTATATCAGTTCTACATTATAATTTACCAAACCCTTTTATACTGCTTTTCATATTCATAACAATTTTAAGAATACAGTTTATCCAACGCTTTTATGTCACAGTTGATTATTATTAAACTACagcaaaattttttattttttttaaagggtcACTCCCAAACTGGCCCTTAGTCCTTATAAAACCACATAAGTATTAAAAATCCTAGATTATCCATCATTAAATCATGTAAGAAAGCACAAACTCTCTCTCACactagaaaaacaaaatatgaaattgatACAATAGAAAATTGTGCATTTTCAACGAGTTATTCATAGGGTAAACCTCTCTCTATGTATTTTCATGAACGATTCCAGTCCTTATTGTATCAACAGAAGACACCTATCTTATGCAATATGATGATTTTCTTTTATTAGATATTAGTCACAACATATGCACGCTTGTATTAGATATATTAGTCATTAAATATGTAATATGCTGATTTTCTTGTATCAGATATAAAATAGCGATATGCTGTAAAATTAAACAAGACAAAAACTTGGTTTCCATCCTGATAAGAAAAATAGATACACGAGAACAGACCACCAAAAATAGCTAAAGAATCTCTTCTAAGTCACTGGGTCACCCTTGTTCTCTTTAATACATGATTTTATTTGGTCTATATGTTTGATTACCAATGCTGATTCCTAGAGATTGCTAGAAATCTAGTATGAAGACAAATTCAACTAGTCAGAAGTAGCAAAATTCCTGCACATCTAGTCGTTACTTTAATTGTCTTTGAACTcctttaaaattctaaaataCAAATATGGttgacatgcatatatatatgtatatgtgcgTGTATATACTACGATTAACTGGATCCAGTGCATATGTTGTTCATACCTTCATGTGTGATTTAAAAAgcaattcaataaaagtaattaatgatttattaatttattttatagggTTGCAAAACAATCTAGCTCGTATGCGAAAAAGAGAATAGTTTTCATAGCAATAATGCTAAATTCACAAATTATGTATCAGCATGCGCACATCGATTAACTTGTTGAaacctaaaaaaattgaaaataagatGGTAGAATACAAGCATAAATCTAAGAACTTTAGACTGGCACTTGTGATTTACATTGGTATAGAAAAGTCTTATTAAAAGATGATTACGTACTTATCCATTTGGtgaaattaatttgaatatatatgaaAACTGATAATCTTGCCACTTAGAACTTAACAATGAGATTATGTTGGTTTTCTATATGAATTTTATTAAGAGAATCGTATGGCAGAAAAAGTGACATTTGCTCTCACACAAAGGTACTGTTGAACTAAAGCCTATTATTAGTTGAACATAGAGCTTTCAGCTGATAGAGAAGAAAAGGACTACTTTGATCGATCATGATTTCATCTTCATTGGTTTCTAAATGTTTGCTTCTTGTTCAATTGTTCATTCAACTCACGGCATGAATGTTTACTGTAGTTGTGATTTATAATTAGGTTAATCTTCGATCttgtaaaagttgttttgaTATCACAGAAGAGAATTGAAGCTCCAAAATTCTAAAGCGAAATCACAAGAACGATAATGCTACTAGCTCTCAAAACTTTGATGTGACCGCCAACTCACAATATTTTAAATTAGGCATCATGGGACGTTGGAGTTGTAGGGTTGTGAAGGAGAAATTAAATGCTCTCCGATCGAGAACCAAGAACCAAGAACCAGTTTTTCTGGCCGCGGGATCTTGGCGTTGCAGCCATGCACGGGACTATTGTTAGTTGCGTCCCTTTTATTGGGATTAAATGTTTAATTAGTGAATTTGGATCACTTTTATGCATAAACTAATTGTGCATGTATTAATATATTGTAGATTGTCAAGCTTAGTCTGCTTATCAAAGTGTTTTTCTTCATCTAAAAACCGCGATCAAACATGGGAGGTTAATGTGAACTCCTAGGGTTATATGTGTATATTATGAGTTACAAAGTCAATTGTCAGGTGCAGTTAGTTAAATCCTTATATTGAGTAAATCTTAATCGAACAGTGGATGGTCTAATAGAAAATGTAGAAATCGAGCTTTTTATATGCATTTGGAACATGAAAACACTGACCACATACCTACAAGACCCTAGCAGCTGAGTTACTATGTATACTGAGTTGTTACATCGGCTAGTTCATCCTTGTCTAGTAAGTTACAATTCAAAGAAAAATGAATCCTCCCTCAGATTACCTTGAACATTATTTAGTACGAATAGTGTTACTAGCCACGTCAACTAGCATAAGGACTAGTAGTTGTTTGCTTTCAAAAAATGGTAGCTAAATGGCTAAAGTCCATTTGTGAGGGTTCTCTTTGATTAAGTCAAGTTATCCAAACAAAACCCTGTTTGGCCCCTTCCCAAATTATGCCCAAGTCatagtaatatatatatatatatatatatatatatatatatatatacaccctttatgcaaagggatctccatttttttttttttaacaatgggtatatgtatatatacaaagAAAATTTATTAAAGAAACTACCACGTCAGAAATTGTAATAATAGACAATTACAAGTAACTATTTTCAAAGAAGATGTCAAGTACTTCATATCTATTTAAACAACTGAAACTATGTGCGTGTAGAAAGAACTTTTGGATTGCACATTTTCTTATCTAGGTTGAAATTGCATCTCCGTAGTTCAGAAGCATGTAAAGATAGATGAAAAATTCCATCAAAGTTCTCAACTACATTAATTGGATGATCTCTCTGTTTTTTGCTTTCTTGATCGGTAATCTAGGCTCTCATTCACTGTCCAATGCCATACATTATCCAAACCCAAACCCTGAAATATTTGTATATTATATACATGGGCTTAACGCGTTTGTGGAAGGTTGCCCCTGTAGGCTTGTTTCAACAAGGCTCTGAATGTCGGGCCCAGAAATTAAACTTTGCAAAATTTATTCCTAGACTTGATATGCAATCAAACGAATTTGGCTCCTCTTCAGATCTTGTTGTCCGGAAGCCAAGAACTAAAAAAATTGGGTCCTTATTTGTGTGGAAGAGAGATCAGAAGTTTTGATATGTGTGAAGTAGGTCAATAGAATGAGTTAATGAAGGCCGACATATTCAATTTTAGTAGTCTAGATTGTCTGGTCCTTGATCTAAGGACAATATGATCTAAAAAAGATCTTTTGTCCCAATCAAACAAAGAGCTCATAAGATCCTTTGTGAAAGATGGAGGCAAATTTTTTGTGAAAGATAGTTTACCTCACAATCCCATTTCTTTTGCAACACTAGAAATGAATATTTCAGGCCATATGCTTTTCTTGAGAAATTGAATTCTCTATAAAGTAAAGGTAAGATACAAGAAAGCTACTTCATGTCTAATTAACTATATGCTGAAATCTATTTCATGTCTTACCTCTAGTAAACTAACtgttttatataagtttgaTCACACTATAAATCTTATTGCATTTGTAGCTTGTACTCATACCACTCATTGCTAATTCCACATTTTCTTTGTGAATGACATACTTTACTTTGTAAATATTGGAGGGAACTAAAGGATTAATGCCCTCGTACTAAAAAATTCGGTCGCGTACAAGCCTCATTAAATGATTCGGCTGCAGGTCCGAACCCATCTCCTTCTGACCTTTGTCTTCCTCGCTAGATTATTCACTTGCAAGTCTAAGCCCGTCCTCATATCCATCCCTACTATTAAGTTCTACTTCGCTAGATGATTAACTTGCAAGTCCAAGCCCGTCCTCATATCCATCCCTACTATCAGGTTCTACTTATGAAGCGATATCACCAATGCCATCTTAAAGGACAGCTCCAATTCTTTgcagaattatcagagagatgGGCCATATGGTCCACTTCCAACAATACCGATGTTATCCCTAACTTGGTAATTATCACTGGCACAATCtgtcaggtgtgaggttttatcacaaaagacatCAGTATTAGTTGGAGTGGGATTAgggtatttaaactcttcttttgtcATTAATACAGTCGATGTGGGACATTTTAACATGCCCCCTCACATAGGACTTAATTAGTAGGTCACACGTGGGAGATCCACACATTGACAACCACATGGAGCCAAGGGGACTCACCCTACATGCGGGGCCAAAGAACCCACCATCATCGCGTGGGGCCAAGGGGACCCACTCATCAAGTGGCAGTACAGGCTCTCCAATcgacaaccacgtggagccaaggAGACTCACCCTACACGTGGGGCCAAGAAACTCACCATCATTGTGCAGGGCCAAAGGGACCCACCCATCACGTGGCAGTATGGTACGAGCCCGCTCCCTGACTATGATACCAtatagaattatcagagagacgggtTATACGACCCACtttcaacaacaccgatattgtccccaacttggtaattaccacctgcacaatccgtaaggtatgaggttttatcacaaaaggtctcggtattagttagtGTGGGATTAgggtatttaaactcttcttttatcattgatacggtcgatgtgggacatttCAATACACCCACTCACTTGGGGCCCAATTAGTGGGTCACACGtgggagatccacacatcgacaaccacgtggagccaaaGGGACTCACCTTACACGAGGGGCCAAAGAACCCATCATCATTGTGCGGGAccaaggggacccacccatcacGTGGCGGTACAGTACAGGCCTGCTCCTTGACTTTGATACCAtatagaattatcagagagacgggtTATACAACACACTTCCAaaaacaccgatattgtccccaacttggtaattaccacttgCATAATCCGTCAGATGTGGGGTTTTTTCACAAAAGACCTCAGTATTAGTTGGAGTGGGATTAAGGTATTTAAACTCTTTTTTTGTCATTGATATGGTCGATGTGGTTATAGTCACGTATATACCAAGATTATtcatattacacacacacacacacatattgcACGATTTAGTCTATAAGAAAGACTTTATTTTGTTAGAGACCTCCCTCCCTCTTGGAAAAATCAATCAAACAACTAAATGCAAATGAACGAAACATGAACAGAACCGTATCTCTGGTACCGGCGCTACTACTTTTCTTCAATAAAAGAGAACAATATTTAATTACAATTACACAGATTTGATTAAATTTCTCTCTTAAGTCATACAAGCAGCTCTGGCTCTAAGCATTAGAAGTTTGGGACTACAAAAAGAGCAGAAATAACTTAAATTGTTCACTGAATGATAATTCTTTGTCCAACTCTTAAAACATCAGCAATATTGATTCTTGAAGGCTAATATAGTAATATATCTCAATATTTAGTGCAAATACATTTCCACTTTTTCATTATTCCTAAAGGCAAAGAGTAATGTGAAGGGAGCCCAAACTCCACATCATATAAAGGCATGACCAAAGTAAAGAGAGTAGTCTAGGGTTTAGCTTATATACTAGATcgaataaccaaaataatatatCCGATTGTCATTTTAGAATCTCTAGTACTTTTCAATTTATCCTTCAAATGCAGAGTAAGTGGTTAAGATAGTAACACAGATGCGTGGGCAACTTGTTGGTGTCAAAACTATAAGGGAGTCTGGATTGGATTTAACATGTATTTTTCTCAAATGTTGATTTCAGTCTCAGTATCGTGGAATGGCttaagaaaaagagagaatatgTGTGCTACTATTGGAGGTTGTCAACCGACAGTGTTTGTGTTTGAATGTATGAGAAGGTTGCGTGTTGACTTCTTAACCAAATGATTATGCACTGGGTGGGATGCTAATTCAtataagttcttttttatgcctcgAGCAAACAAGGACTTAAAATTCAATGTAACTTTTCTGTTTTTACCTCAAATGCAAACAAAAAGTATTGGAAActaataaggaaaaaaaaaacagaatgtAATCATTTCATGATGGAGTCAAGATTACAAATGTTTATAAAAGTCGAATCTAGGCCGATGAGCCGAGCTACATGACTAGATATGTAAATTGACTGAAAATGTAAAGAAGTCAGTAAAACTATTGCAAGATTTAGGCTATAAAGGGTGAGATAATGCTAAAGGAGTCCACTGAGATTAGTGGTATCACATTGGACTTAGTACAGAACATATGCCTCAGTAAGGAAATCAAGGTGATCAGAATGACACATTAATCGAATCATACCATGGTGTTGCAAAGATATAAGAGTTTTAGATCTTAGGGAACGTAGGTAGTGTTTGCTTTGAATGAAGGCTTTGAGGTTGTAGCTGAAGGTTTGTTGAAGAGCCATTGGGTTTGTACTAAAAAACAGTTGAGTTGATTGAAGAACCACTTAAGGTTTTGTTTAATCGTAGAGATTGAGTTTAACAAAGGTCGTGAGCTTGAAGACGTCTGGTTCTTCTTATAAATAACGAAGAAAGAGAAACATCGATCTTACTATGAGCTAAAGCACGAGTATATCAGTCATTTGGTGTGACAGTGACTATAATTCTTGGTTTGTGGACCTCGGTTGTGTTTTATGGCGGTTCGCACGATCGCAGTGGTGATAATAACGTGTTATATGACGTGTACGTCGACATTTAAGGAAGCGAGATATTTTATGGGTAAGTTGTCTACGAGGCAAATGCACTTGAGGGAGGAATCTATTTGTGCCCTCGGATGAGTTAGAGTGGAGTGAGCTAGTCATCCTAGACCCAAGATATGATCCTCAATTAGGTTTCGAAGGTGGATAGGAGTTGTGCAATTTTGTGTAGATAAAAGTAGTTCTGCCCCATAGTACACCTTATTTTTATGGgaaatttaacgaaaaactctaagtactgttcactttaacgaaaaaccaatttttacactaaaaagtcaatcatggtactattcactttatcctttattttgtccttattgttaaaacttaaagttttcaagcgtttttcattagttttccttatttttatttgtagCCTAAACACAATTGCCCTGAACACtcttaaattcaaatttttagcaatttttttattttgatctaatggttcaaattatttttttttaaatcaaacgTAAAAAAAGATCCAACGCCTGAAATTTAGATCCAAAGgtcaaaataatataataattagaATAGATCCAGTGTAAACAATTATCCCACACTTTATATGTACCCATTGATTTGTTCGGTTCGTTGAGTGATTGGTTGGTTTCTATACTGAAATTTGATTGATTTGGTTGGTTGAGTGGTTGATTAATGTTATTTGTTCAATATtgaaaatttcagattttttttttaaagttaaaacATTCATAAATTGAATTACGATAACACAAAGTTAGAAAAAATTTCTTGCCCAAAAAAATTAGCATTAAACGGTTgcacttaatttaatttaggtTTTTGAGGGTTGGTGAAATTCACTGTTCACATAGATGAATTATGTTCTTTAGTGGACCTGAATATTTGAATTTAGGTCCATAGGTTTGCGTTGGTCTAGCGACACAATTATGTAATTGCATTGGTGATACCCACCAAACGTGTTAGGTGATGAAAATGGCTTTCCCTGGTAAATAAATTAAACAGCATCATCAGTTAAGACTAAAGCCACGTAAACATACTATTTATCACTGTCAACGGGGGAGAAGGCCTCAAGCCCATtactgctactgcttgacctgaCTCACAATCGCTGTCAGCATTCTCACATTCGTAACTTACGATGATCATGCTCCCaagaaacaaattaaaaaaggaaattcCTAATTCgacaaaattaaaatacagaTTATGATCATTCACTCGACAAGAACAACCCGAGCAATAATAAGGAGATAGAAAGATTAATTATGGTGCTCTAGATTTGGATATGATTTCAGCATGCAAGTGCTTTCAAGAAGCTGCAGCATGATTTGCTTCCTTATAGTACGTGTAGTCTTCTTCACCTCTTGTAGTCCCTTTCCTCCAGTGTTTATAGTATATGTACTGCAAAATTATCTGTTGTTATGCTTGTCAAGGGATATCATTAAATCATATGTATCATACTTACAATTACCAATCACATTGTTGGCCACATTTCTCACATTTCACTTATGTAAAAGACCAGGGAACAAAGTAATCGGTAAGTATAGTAAGTACAGTAATTACTAAATGTAACATAAAGTTGGGACTATTATAACACATGCTTTTATCTGTCATATTCACCGACCACATCTGGTCACATTCCTCACATTTCACTTACGTTAAAGATGTGCTAACAAAGTGATCAGTAAATATCGTAGATGTTGTAATTACTAAATGTATCATAAAGTTGAACTGTTTTAATATGCATGAGGACTAGCAAAGGATACAAATAAGTCAAGTGCCACACAAACTGCAGCATCGAGCAACCATGGCATGTTGGCCTGAATGCTGTCCCACTTGGTAGTTCTTACAAGTATGCTGCAAATTGGAATATTCAAACAAATTAATTGAGAAGCATGAGGAAATGAAGATAAAAGTAGAGGGAGTACTGCATACCTTCCCACATAAGTGACATTTGCGATCAGTGCAAAGACGAACATTAGAGGATTCAATCCCTGTATGCACAAAACCAATAGTTTTAAACAGCTGGATTATATACTGATCATATGCAATTAAATACAATTACAAAAGGAATCAAAAAGTAAAGAATTACCTCCACACTTCCTCTTTTAATCTGGCCAATGTAAATCACACAGCGACTAAGTTAGGAACGTCCAAAACAAAATCGATAAATAGGGTAAAATAAACGTTTTGATAGTGGCAGAGATACGAAtgaataaaaaacagtaagaaGTGCATCTCCTTTATATATCAGCTGTGCCTATTTAATTCAAAGGCTAAGGATAACTCCTTATTTAGTAAAATGTATACGCACATTTAACCAAATCTGAGGGAGTCGACCGCCCATGTATATAGCAGCCATTAGCCAGCCCAGCCATTGACCAAAGGTACTATGCTCAACTGAGTGTTCCTGTACAaacactaatatatatataagg
This window contains:
- the LOC139191784 gene encoding cold shock protein 2-like, encoding MVSKSRSRPVLYRHVMGGSPWSRTMMMGSLAPRVSGDGGKGSGGDVGGCGGGGSGDGNNKSGGMLVEPHNSDNIGDCGCGGCYGYGGNGGGGGGNDSGGNGGHSGCDGCCGGGGGGGGSNNGCGNDNGGVR